One part of the Rhodococcus oxybenzonivorans genome encodes these proteins:
- a CDS encoding tRNA adenosine deaminase-associated protein: MGAQRAGNNSASSDRAEDLEGFGVAVVHEDGRWKVKALSSAALTSLSAAEEELRSLRSAGAFFGLLDVDDEFFIVLRPAPSGTRLLLSDATAAIDYDIAADVLDALNIEVPDIDPDDLDDVEPWEEGDLSLLADLGLPEPVLAVITAETDLYPDEQLGMIAQRLGFTTELSGVLDKLPR; encoded by the coding sequence ATGGGTGCACAGCGCGCGGGAAACAACAGCGCCTCGTCGGATCGGGCTGAGGATCTGGAGGGCTTCGGTGTCGCGGTAGTACACGAGGACGGCCGATGGAAGGTCAAGGCCCTCAGCTCGGCTGCTCTGACCAGTTTGAGCGCCGCGGAGGAGGAATTACGGTCCCTCCGCAGCGCGGGCGCGTTCTTCGGTCTGCTGGACGTGGACGACGAGTTTTTCATCGTTCTGCGGCCGGCGCCGTCGGGCACGCGACTGCTGCTGTCCGACGCGACCGCCGCCATCGATTACGACATCGCAGCGGATGTCCTGGATGCGCTGAACATCGAGGTGCCGGACATCGACCCGGACGACCTCGACGACGTCGAGCCGTGGGAGGAGGGTGATCTCTCGCTCCTCGCCGACCTCGGGCTCCCCGAACCGGTGCTGGCCGTGATCACCGCCGAAACCGACCTGTACCCGGACGAGCAGCTGGGCATGATCGCTCAGCGGCTCGGCTTCACCACGGAGCTGTCGGGGGTTCTCGACAAACTTCCGCGATAG
- a CDS encoding RrF2 family transcriptional regulator — MHITAKVDYAVRTLIELAAAGPSPSKAEFLAHAQTIPHKFLEAVLADLRRGGLVNSRRGPDGGYWLARPASDISIADVIRTVEGPLASVRGERPEDVEYGGPAAKLQDVWIAVRVNLRAVLENVSVADIAEQRLPDFLTALTADPGAWERRPRAAAPADEDAQRG; from the coding sequence GTGCACATCACCGCCAAGGTGGACTACGCCGTGCGGACGCTCATCGAATTGGCCGCGGCCGGGCCCTCACCGTCCAAAGCCGAGTTTCTCGCGCACGCGCAGACCATTCCGCACAAATTCCTCGAAGCCGTGCTCGCCGACCTCCGGCGTGGGGGACTGGTGAACAGCAGGCGCGGCCCCGACGGCGGCTACTGGCTGGCCCGTCCGGCGTCCGACATCTCCATCGCCGACGTGATTCGTACCGTCGAGGGCCCGCTGGCCTCGGTGCGCGGCGAGAGGCCCGAGGACGTGGAATACGGCGGGCCGGCGGCCAAGCTGCAAGACGTGTGGATCGCCGTGCGAGTGAACCTGCGTGCGGTACTCGAGAACGTGAGTGTGGCCGACATCGCGGAGCAGCGGCTCCCGGACTTCCTCACCGCACTCACCGCGGATCCCGGCGCGTGGGAGCGCCGCCCCCGCGCGGCTGCACCGGCGGACGAGGACGCACAGCGGGGCTGA
- a CDS encoding CsbD family protein, translating to MGIADKASNKAEDLKGQAKETTGKATNDKDLRDEGKADQASSAVKDAGEKAKDAASNLKDKLT from the coding sequence ATGGGAATCGCAGACAAAGCATCGAACAAGGCCGAAGACCTCAAGGGTCAGGCGAAGGAAACCACCGGCAAGGCCACCAACGACAAGGACCTTCGCGACGAGGGCAAGGCCGATCAGGCATCGTCCGCCGTCAAGGACGCCGGTGAGAAGGCCAAGGACGCCGCGTCCAACCTCAAGGACAAGCTCACGTAA
- a CDS encoding phage holin family protein, whose translation MSAPYGSHTGGNGTEPPSIGELLSNVSEDLTVLMRQEVALAKAEATQTANRVGKGAGMLAGAAVAAHFAVLFLSVAAWWSLGNAIGRGWSALVVMLVWAIIAAVLAVLGRAALKKARGLPQTTDTAKKIPDALTPHPQESP comes from the coding sequence ATGAGCGCACCCTACGGATCCCACACCGGAGGGAACGGCACAGAGCCGCCCTCCATCGGCGAGTTGCTGTCGAACGTCAGCGAAGATCTCACCGTCCTGATGCGTCAAGAAGTGGCGCTCGCGAAAGCCGAAGCGACGCAGACCGCCAATCGCGTCGGTAAGGGCGCGGGCATGCTGGCCGGCGCCGCGGTAGCCGCGCACTTTGCGGTGCTCTTCCTGTCCGTTGCCGCATGGTGGAGCCTCGGCAATGCGATCGGACGCGGCTGGTCCGCGCTGGTCGTCATGCTCGTGTGGGCGATCATCGCCGCCGTTCTGGCCGTACTCGGCCGCGCGGCACTGAAGAAGGCGCGTGGCCTCCCGCAGACCACCGACACCGCCAAGAAAATTCCCGACGCGCTCACCCCTCACCCCCAGGAGTCGCCATGA
- a CDS encoding nucleoside deaminase produces MTLQDDERMIRVAIEAARAATDADVPVGAVVFDADGVEVSRAVNSREAMSDPTAHAEIMALREAARVYGDGWRLEGTTLAVTLEPCTMCAGALVLARVSRVVFGAWEPKTGAVGSLWDVVRDRRLTHRPQVRGGVLEDECAGILEDFFRERR; encoded by the coding sequence GTGACACTCCAGGACGACGAGCGGATGATCCGCGTGGCGATCGAGGCTGCGCGCGCCGCCACCGACGCCGATGTACCAGTGGGCGCCGTGGTGTTCGACGCCGATGGGGTCGAGGTGTCGCGGGCCGTCAACTCACGCGAGGCGATGTCGGACCCGACAGCACATGCGGAGATCATGGCGCTCCGGGAGGCGGCCAGGGTCTACGGCGACGGGTGGCGCCTCGAGGGCACGACGCTGGCCGTGACCCTCGAGCCGTGCACGATGTGCGCCGGAGCGCTGGTGCTCGCGCGGGTGTCGCGTGTCGTCTTCGGCGCGTGGGAACCGAAAACGGGAGCAGTCGGCTCCCTCTGGGACGTCGTCCGCGACCGCCGACTCACCCATCGGCCGCAGGTCCGTGGGGGTGTTCTCGAAGACGAGTGTGCTGGGATCCTCGAGGATTTCTTCCGAGAACGGCGCTGA
- a CDS encoding DUF3618 domain-containing protein produces the protein MTTSQEPDRIRADIERTRRNLSADVDTLAREANPTTIAKRKVGRMTSAVGGVRDRVMGSAQDAGSSLADAQSSAADAAQSAPRAVRQHTQGNPLAAGLIAFGAGLLVASMLPASEREQEAALAVKEKAEPLTQELTDVAKDAAQNLKVPAQNATQAVKETVTEAADTVKAEGTSAAQDVQGRAADAKDTVREQQR, from the coding sequence ATGACCACCAGCCAGGAACCCGACCGTATCCGCGCCGACATCGAACGCACCCGCCGTAATCTCAGCGCCGACGTGGACACCCTCGCTCGGGAAGCGAACCCCACCACCATTGCGAAGAGAAAGGTGGGCAGGATGACCAGCGCGGTCGGCGGCGTGCGCGACCGCGTGATGGGGTCCGCGCAGGACGCCGGCTCCAGCCTCGCCGACGCGCAGAGTTCCGCCGCCGACGCCGCTCAGTCAGCTCCGCGCGCGGTGCGCCAGCACACGCAGGGCAACCCGTTGGCGGCCGGGCTGATCGCCTTCGGTGCCGGGTTGCTGGTGGCGTCGATGCTTCCCGCGAGTGAGCGCGAACAGGAGGCCGCTCTCGCGGTGAAGGAGAAGGCCGAGCCCCTCACGCAGGAACTGACCGATGTAGCGAAGGATGCAGCCCAGAACCTGAAGGTGCCTGCCCAGAACGCCACCCAGGCGGTCAAGGAGACGGTGACCGAGGCCGCGGACACCGTGAAGGCGGAGGGAACGTCCGCCGCTCAGGATGTGCAGGGCCGTGCGGCCGATGCGAAGGACACGGTCCGAGAACAGCAACGCTGA
- a CDS encoding YceI family protein — MKKLWWAIGGVVAVLVLAVLVGPWAYGRFIAEDDAPAASVSTEGAQAASGSVDGQWTVVPGKAPNQTAAGYTVHEILNGASVTVVGSTGEVAGSATVEGEKLTAGEVSVQVAAITTDQSRRDAQFRGNVMDTDTHPTATFTVDEPVDLSGLPEDGSVGTVTAQGTLTLKGQSRPVTVDIEVLRSGDDLIASGSIPVTWTDFGVQPPSLGFVTVDGRGTVDFLISLARS; from the coding sequence ATGAAGAAGCTGTGGTGGGCCATCGGCGGAGTCGTTGCCGTTCTCGTGCTCGCGGTCCTGGTCGGCCCGTGGGCATACGGTCGGTTCATCGCCGAGGACGACGCCCCGGCGGCGTCGGTGTCGACCGAGGGCGCCCAGGCGGCTTCCGGGTCGGTCGACGGGCAGTGGACGGTCGTACCCGGTAAGGCGCCGAACCAGACCGCCGCGGGATACACCGTCCACGAAATCCTTAACGGCGCGAGCGTGACGGTGGTCGGTTCCACAGGTGAAGTCGCCGGTTCGGCCACCGTCGAGGGCGAGAAGCTGACCGCCGGAGAGGTGAGCGTGCAGGTCGCCGCCATCACCACCGATCAGTCGCGTCGAGACGCTCAGTTCCGCGGCAATGTGATGGACACCGACACCCATCCGACAGCCACATTCACCGTCGACGAGCCGGTCGACCTGTCCGGGCTTCCCGAAGACGGTTCAGTGGGGACGGTGACCGCCCAAGGCACCCTGACGCTCAAGGGACAGTCGCGTCCGGTCACGGTGGACATCGAGGTGCTGCGTTCCGGCGACGACCTCATCGCCTCGGGCAGCATCCCGGTCACCTGGACGGACTTCGGAGTGCAGCCGCCGTCACTGGGCTTCGTGACCGTGGACGGCCGCGGCACCGTGGACTTCCTGATCAGCCTGGCACGCTCCTGA
- a CDS encoding putative glycolipid-binding domain-containing protein, with translation MSIQDSGAPSWPAVLTWRAENAPRMESVRVQLSGDRIKAAGRIIGGACPEHPAFSASYDLVTDESGVTRRLSLRTSVAAGERQMSISRDEEGTWMVQHGAQHQRSTFDGALDVDMVLSPFFNTLPIRRYGMHLGSEDIQVPVVYVNLLDLRVEGAILTYSSGPDGIHVLSPVSSSSVTVDAEGLILNYPGLAERI, from the coding sequence GTGAGCATCCAAGACTCCGGTGCCCCGTCCTGGCCTGCAGTACTGACGTGGCGGGCGGAAAACGCACCCCGTATGGAATCTGTGCGTGTCCAGCTCAGCGGTGACCGCATCAAGGCTGCCGGCCGCATCATCGGCGGCGCATGTCCCGAGCACCCCGCGTTCAGCGCCTCCTACGACCTCGTCACCGACGAAAGCGGCGTCACCCGCCGGCTGTCGTTGCGCACCTCTGTCGCCGCAGGTGAGCGGCAGATGTCGATCAGCCGCGACGAGGAAGGCACGTGGATGGTGCAGCACGGTGCCCAACATCAGCGCTCCACATTCGACGGTGCCCTCGACGTGGACATGGTGCTCAGCCCCTTCTTCAACACTCTGCCGATCCGGCGGTACGGGATGCACCTCGGCTCCGAGGACATTCAGGTGCCCGTCGTCTACGTCAACCTCCTCGACCTCCGGGTCGAGGGCGCCATCCTCACCTACAGCAGCGGTCCGGACGGGATTCACGTCCTGTCTCCGGTGTCCAGCTCGTCGGTCACCGTCGACGCCGAAGGGCTCATCCTCAACTACCCGGGGCTGGCGGAACGGATTTAG
- a CDS encoding sterol desaturase family protein, producing the protein MWDTVMSAWSSALFEPLHEPVTLAVPAFVVFLTIEWLAARHLEDAAIGPDGRSRPAPGGYERRDARASVSMGAVSIATTAAWKLLALVGYSAIWVYLAPWHLPADAWYTWVILLVGVDLLFYAYHRMAHRIRLIWATHQAHHSSEYFNFATALRQKWNNSGEIVMWIPLPLIGIPPWMVFIGFSVNLVYQFFVHTERIDKLPRPIEFVFNTPSHHRVHHGCDPEYLDRNYAGILIVWDRMFGTFRAETHRPTYGLTKPVGTYNIWKLQTHEYAAIGRDWRNARSWRDKVGYAFGPPGWAPSGACQADQEVHGAAAVHGHEAQ; encoded by the coding sequence ATGTGGGACACCGTGATGTCGGCGTGGAGTTCGGCCCTGTTCGAGCCACTTCACGAACCTGTGACGCTCGCCGTTCCCGCGTTCGTGGTGTTCCTCACCATCGAGTGGCTGGCCGCCCGCCACCTCGAGGACGCGGCGATCGGGCCCGACGGCAGGTCCCGTCCGGCACCCGGTGGATACGAGCGCCGCGACGCCCGTGCAAGCGTGTCGATGGGCGCGGTCTCCATCGCGACGACGGCGGCATGGAAGCTGTTGGCACTCGTCGGTTACTCCGCGATCTGGGTGTATCTCGCACCGTGGCATTTACCGGCGGACGCCTGGTACACCTGGGTGATCCTGCTGGTCGGAGTGGACCTCCTCTTCTACGCCTACCATCGGATGGCCCATCGCATCCGGCTGATCTGGGCCACCCATCAGGCGCATCACTCCAGTGAGTACTTCAACTTCGCCACCGCGTTACGGCAGAAGTGGAACAACAGCGGCGAGATCGTGATGTGGATTCCACTGCCGCTCATCGGCATTCCACCGTGGATGGTCTTCATCGGCTTCTCCGTGAACCTCGTCTACCAGTTCTTCGTGCACACCGAGCGAATCGACAAGCTTCCCCGGCCGATCGAATTCGTGTTCAACACTCCCTCTCATCACCGGGTTCATCACGGCTGCGACCCCGAGTATCTCGACCGCAACTACGCCGGAATCCTCATCGTGTGGGACAGGATGTTCGGCACCTTCCGGGCCGAAACACACCGCCCCACTTATGGGCTCACCAAGCCGGTCGGGACGTACAACATCTGGAAGCTGCAGACTCATGAGTACGCCGCGATCGGGCGGGACTGGCGCAACGCGCGGTCGTGGCGAGACAAAGTCGGCTACGCGTTCGGGCCGCCCGGATGGGCGCCGTCAGGAGCGTGCCAGGCTGATCAGGAAGTCCACGGTGCCGCGGCCGTCCACGGTCACGAAGCCCAGTGA
- a CDS encoding TetR/AcrR family transcriptional regulator, which yields MARRRGWGGSPPGDDDEASRRIVAAAVELIGQTGSAISIADVAESLGVIRQTVYRYFPSADALMRAAAIASVDGFLDRLTRQVKGIDDPVDAMIEAVVYTLTEVRRTPHLGILLSSSYSNVDPEGITSHEARTFGMTMIKRFDVDWEGCGYDDPALADLVEYLLRTMQSFFVSPGNPPRSDDEMRRYLRRWMGPAIAPQQPVAPTRRAADSNARGGSQLMQ from the coding sequence GTGGCACGAAGGCGCGGCTGGGGCGGTAGTCCACCCGGCGACGATGACGAAGCGTCCCGCCGAATCGTTGCCGCCGCAGTCGAATTGATCGGACAAACGGGTTCGGCAATCAGCATCGCCGATGTGGCTGAGTCGCTCGGCGTCATCCGCCAGACGGTCTACCGATACTTTCCCAGCGCCGACGCACTGATGAGGGCGGCCGCCATCGCGTCCGTCGACGGATTTCTCGATCGCCTGACCCGGCAGGTGAAAGGCATCGACGATCCGGTCGACGCGATGATCGAGGCCGTGGTGTACACGCTGACCGAGGTGCGTCGCACACCCCACCTCGGCATACTGCTGTCGAGCTCGTACTCGAACGTCGATCCCGAGGGCATCACCTCGCACGAGGCGCGCACCTTCGGGATGACGATGATCAAGCGCTTCGACGTCGACTGGGAGGGTTGCGGGTACGACGACCCCGCTCTCGCGGATCTCGTCGAGTACCTCCTTCGAACCATGCAGTCGTTCTTCGTTTCCCCGGGAAACCCGCCGAGGAGCGACGATGAGATGCGGCGGTATCTCCGACGCTGGATGGGGCCTGCGATCGCCCCGCAGCAGCCCGTCGCACCGACTCGACGTGCTGCCGACAGCAATGCCCGCGGCGGCTCTCAGCTCATGCAGTAG
- a CDS encoding metal-dependent hydrolase, whose amino-acid sequence MTDLQVRKMRFAFADYDVPFVWNEENPAFSSMANAVSFLAIGFEKMIVKMILQTKPLITDSAVAEEADAFMRQEGQHSTAHRQHVKALIDRYPGLQETLDDVIGEFDRLTAQTPLNYRLAYTADLEATFTPVFKLMLDNDSTLFRPGDDRVASLFIWHFVEEVEHRSSALIIFDSVVGSDMYRMRMAPSIFRHVLKVIRIACEGFNRHVPLEDRKVDALSMFASYRRQQNLRKRLPLLHAEDNGPMMRAFDDLPLGKQLTALVGIIRSQLPRHNPDHEKLPALADVWFERYEAGYDVTHWYSADTVASSEAR is encoded by the coding sequence GTGACCGATCTACAAGTCCGAAAGATGCGCTTCGCGTTCGCGGATTACGACGTGCCGTTCGTGTGGAACGAGGAGAATCCGGCCTTCTCGAGCATGGCCAACGCGGTCTCGTTCCTGGCGATCGGCTTCGAGAAGATGATCGTGAAAATGATTCTCCAAACCAAGCCGCTGATCACCGATTCCGCCGTTGCCGAGGAGGCGGACGCCTTCATGCGGCAGGAAGGGCAGCACTCGACGGCTCACCGCCAGCACGTCAAGGCACTGATCGATCGATACCCGGGACTTCAGGAGACCCTGGACGACGTGATCGGAGAATTCGACCGGCTCACCGCCCAGACCCCGCTGAACTATCGACTGGCGTACACCGCCGACTTGGAAGCGACCTTCACTCCGGTGTTCAAGCTGATGCTCGACAACGATTCCACTCTGTTCCGGCCCGGAGACGACCGGGTCGCGTCCCTGTTCATCTGGCACTTCGTCGAGGAAGTAGAACACCGAAGTTCTGCGCTCATCATCTTCGATTCCGTTGTCGGGAGTGACATGTACCGGATGCGGATGGCCCCGTCGATCTTCCGGCACGTGCTGAAAGTGATCCGGATCGCCTGCGAAGGCTTCAATCGGCATGTCCCGCTCGAGGATCGCAAGGTCGATGCGCTGTCGATGTTCGCCTCGTACCGGCGTCAGCAGAACCTGCGCAAGCGATTGCCCCTGCTGCACGCCGAGGACAACGGCCCGATGATGCGCGCGTTCGACGATCTCCCGCTCGGCAAGCAACTCACCGCGTTGGTGGGCATCATCCGCAGCCAGCTGCCGCGGCACAACCCGGATCACGAGAAGCTGCCCGCACTCGCCGACGTGTGGTTCGAGCGCTACGAGGCCGGCTACGATGTCACGCACTGGTATTCCGCCGACACGGTCGCGTCTTCGGAGGCGCGCTGA
- a CDS encoding TetR/AcrR family transcriptional regulator — protein MISEMGLRDRKKAATRAALSGAAARLARALGIECVTADAIASEAGVSTRTFHNYFSSKEEAVLAHFEESVHDWVNLLRARPEDEPIWDSLEHVVVQIVTDPAKPLEETVVMMELVETSPALLAKKLEVHLRVTRLVGEVIAERTGTNIDTDLYPNLLHMAVGSACKVSLDLWMSGKSGASGPEELVRDAMRQLRQGIPQP, from the coding sequence GTGATTTCGGAAATGGGACTGCGCGACCGGAAGAAAGCCGCCACTCGCGCGGCTCTCAGCGGTGCCGCCGCGCGCCTGGCCCGGGCGCTGGGCATCGAGTGCGTCACCGCCGACGCCATCGCGTCCGAGGCGGGTGTGTCGACTCGGACGTTCCACAACTACTTCTCCAGCAAGGAAGAGGCGGTACTGGCGCATTTCGAGGAGTCCGTTCACGACTGGGTGAACCTGCTCCGCGCTCGTCCGGAAGACGAGCCGATCTGGGATTCCCTCGAACACGTGGTGGTCCAGATCGTCACCGATCCCGCGAAACCCCTCGAAGAGACCGTCGTGATGATGGAGCTCGTCGAGACCAGCCCCGCGCTGCTCGCGAAGAAGCTCGAGGTGCACCTTCGGGTGACCCGCCTGGTCGGTGAGGTGATCGCCGAACGGACGGGCACCAATATCGACACCGACCTCTACCCCAACCTGCTGCACATGGCAGTCGGCTCGGCATGCAAGGTGTCGCTCGATCTGTGGATGAGCGGCAAATCGGGTGCGAGCGGACCCGAAGAACTGGTCCGCGACGCCATGCGTCAACTCCGTCAGGGAATCCCGCAGCCGTAA
- a CDS encoding methyltransferase domain-containing protein translates to MADSAVPLSFRSDEIDRDALEQLASVLDIQAERPGIRRLRAWAHDALHLEPGEHTLDIGSGTGSETRAMAGAVGAAGRAIGLDPNPGMVLLARERTEAARSTAQFVVGTAYSLPFATGSLDAVRCERVFQHLTEPERAAAEVARVVKPGGRAVILDSDWGTAILHPGDPDVLARITDVMLTHTANPYSGRLLPGQLTQAGLVVEHTGSQALMQEPGDATGPLVTMMMDAAVAEGAISPAERRALLEQLESGARTGDFHMSVTMFGYLARKP, encoded by the coding sequence ATGGCAGATTCGGCCGTGCCGCTGTCGTTCCGGTCCGACGAGATAGACCGAGACGCCCTCGAACAACTCGCCTCCGTCCTCGACATCCAGGCCGAGCGGCCGGGAATCCGGCGTCTGCGCGCCTGGGCCCACGACGCCCTCCACCTCGAACCGGGCGAACACACGCTCGACATCGGCTCCGGAACCGGATCGGAGACGCGAGCAATGGCTGGTGCCGTCGGCGCGGCGGGGCGAGCGATCGGGCTGGACCCGAATCCCGGAATGGTGCTCCTCGCGCGCGAACGGACGGAGGCGGCGCGGTCGACGGCGCAGTTCGTCGTCGGCACCGCCTATTCCCTACCCTTCGCAACGGGCAGTCTGGACGCCGTGCGCTGCGAGCGGGTCTTCCAGCACTTGACCGAGCCGGAACGAGCGGCAGCGGAAGTGGCGCGCGTCGTGAAACCGGGCGGAAGAGCCGTGATCCTCGACAGCGACTGGGGAACGGCGATACTGCACCCGGGTGATCCCGATGTTCTCGCGCGCATCACCGACGTGATGCTGACGCACACCGCGAATCCGTATTCGGGCCGGCTTCTGCCGGGTCAGTTGACGCAGGCCGGACTCGTCGTCGAGCACACAGGTTCGCAGGCACTGATGCAGGAACCCGGCGACGCCACGGGTCCGCTGGTCACAATGATGATGGATGCGGCGGTGGCCGAAGGTGCGATCTCCCCCGCCGAACGGAGAGCCCTTCTCGAGCAGCTGGAGTCCGGCGCCCGCACCGGCGACTTTCACATGTCCGTGACAATGTTCGGGTATCTCGCGCGCAAGCCCTGA
- a CDS encoding prephenate dehydrogenase, translating to MCQPEQVSDTASAPPVCVLGLGLIGGSLLRAAVRAGRDAWGHNRSAQSVEAARADGFDADTDLVAVLQRASAESALIVIAVPVPAVAATLTAIALYAPNCPITDVVSVKAEVAAAAARQGLADRYVGGHPMAGTSASGWSVGSADLFREAVWVVGTDDGVDPGIWMQVAQLAVDCGSVVVPAESAEHDRAVARISHLPHLLAETLAVTGAAGGPLALGLAAGSFRDGTRVAGSAPGLVRAMCEGNRSALLIALDEALELLQSARTELAEESSTATLVDAGHAARTRYDNQETWDITGIVPGDDGWIEAMRDAGRRGGRLRRL from the coding sequence ATGTGCCAACCTGAGCAGGTGTCAGATACCGCTTCCGCACCTCCGGTGTGCGTCCTGGGCCTCGGTTTGATCGGCGGATCCCTCCTCCGTGCCGCAGTACGGGCGGGCCGCGACGCGTGGGGCCACAATCGCTCCGCGCAGTCCGTCGAGGCCGCGCGGGCCGACGGATTCGACGCCGACACCGATCTGGTCGCGGTGCTCCAGAGGGCGTCGGCGGAATCGGCGCTCATCGTGATCGCCGTACCCGTCCCCGCCGTGGCAGCCACGCTGACCGCGATCGCCCTCTACGCCCCGAACTGCCCGATCACCGATGTGGTCAGTGTCAAAGCTGAAGTCGCGGCCGCGGCGGCCCGTCAAGGACTCGCCGACCGGTACGTGGGCGGGCACCCGATGGCCGGAACGTCGGCGTCGGGGTGGAGCGTCGGCAGCGCCGACCTGTTCCGGGAGGCGGTGTGGGTGGTCGGCACCGACGACGGCGTCGACCCCGGAATCTGGATGCAGGTGGCGCAGCTCGCCGTGGACTGCGGTTCCGTCGTCGTGCCCGCCGAATCCGCCGAACACGATCGGGCGGTGGCCCGGATTTCGCACCTCCCGCATCTGCTCGCCGAAACCCTCGCCGTGACCGGCGCGGCGGGTGGGCCGCTGGCGCTGGGGCTGGCCGCGGGGTCGTTCCGGGACGGAACTCGCGTCGCCGGAAGCGCACCCGGTCTGGTCCGGGCAATGTGCGAGGGAAACCGGAGTGCGCTGCTCATCGCCCTCGACGAGGCGCTGGAACTGCTGCAGAGCGCACGGACCGAACTGGCCGAGGAGTCGTCCACTGCGACGCTCGTCGACGCCGGACATGCCGCCCGCACCCGATACGACAATCAGGAGACCTGGGACATCACCGGCATCGTGCCCGGCGACGACGGCTGGATCGAGGCGATGCGCGACGCGGGCCGCCGCGGGGGTCGGCTCCGCCGCCTGTGA